A genomic segment from Pseudomonas sp. S09G 359 encodes:
- a CDS encoding SPOR domain-containing protein: protein MTSLHADEAFLGHYQLSHDPFAPRVPGFKFFPAQRKPVLGQLHHLARYSQLLLVVTGPLGSGKTLLRQALVASTNKQSVQSVVVSARGAGDAAGVLRQVAQALDVATAEPNAILKQVVQLGLTGQEVYLLVDDAEQLDESALEALLALAAGTPEGRPHVFLFGESSLIAELEQISGDQELFHVIELQPYEEEETREYLAQRLEGAGAGIELFSAAQISDIHESSDGWPGTINQVARDAMIEAMIASRSAVKRPKMGFTMPKKHVLAISAVVVVAVAAAWLIPGRSKAPTTAGAPTEQAQLPLGKPTPNVEFANSGQPTNLPMVGQPVMRGPLAEEAGGISEGDDGVPVEGSSATPPTVTTTAPPAGVPAGQPAAKPTPAPTVATAKPAPVTKPVAPAPAAKPAPAPAAKPAEKPAATVAKAGAAGSSWYASQPTGNFVVQILGTSSEANAQAFVKEQGGEYRYFKKVLNGKPLYVITYGNFASRAAADSAIKALPAKVQAGKPWPRTVASVQQELATTR from the coding sequence ATGACTAGTTTGCATGCCGACGAGGCGTTCCTCGGCCATTACCAGTTAAGCCACGACCCTTTTGCTCCACGGGTGCCTGGTTTCAAATTTTTCCCGGCCCAGCGCAAGCCGGTGCTTGGGCAGTTGCACCACCTCGCGCGCTACAGCCAGTTGCTGCTGGTGGTCACCGGCCCGTTGGGCAGCGGCAAGACCCTGTTGCGCCAGGCGCTGGTGGCCAGCACCAACAAGCAATCGGTACAGAGCGTGGTGGTGTCGGCCCGTGGTGCCGGTGATGCGGCTGGCGTGCTGCGCCAAGTGGCCCAGGCGCTGGATGTAGCCACCGCTGAGCCGAACGCGATCCTCAAGCAGGTTGTGCAGCTGGGGCTGACCGGCCAGGAAGTCTACCTGCTGGTGGATGACGCCGAGCAGCTCGACGAATCTGCCCTGGAGGCGCTGCTGGCGCTGGCAGCGGGCACCCCGGAAGGTCGCCCGCACGTATTCCTGTTTGGTGAGTCGTCGTTGATCGCCGAACTGGAGCAGATCAGCGGTGATCAGGAACTGTTCCACGTCATCGAGCTGCAGCCGTACGAAGAGGAAGAAACCCGCGAATACCTGGCTCAACGCCTCGAAGGCGCCGGGGCCGGTATCGAACTTTTCTCCGCAGCGCAGATCTCTGATATTCACGAAAGCTCCGACGGCTGGCCTGGCACCATCAACCAGGTTGCCCGCGATGCCATGATCGAAGCCATGATTGCCAGCCGCTCTGCGGTCAAGCGTCCAAAGATGGGGTTCACCATGCCTAAGAAACACGTACTGGCCATTTCCGCCGTGGTTGTGGTCGCTGTTGCCGCCGCCTGGTTGATTCCAGGTCGCAGCAAGGCACCGACCACCGCCGGCGCGCCAACCGAGCAGGCGCAATTGCCACTGGGCAAGCCAACGCCAAATGTCGAATTCGCCAACTCCGGCCAACCCACCAACCTGCCGATGGTCGGCCAGCCGGTAATGCGCGGCCCGCTCGCTGAAGAGGCCGGTGGTATCTCCGAAGGTGACGACGGTGTGCCGGTGGAAGGCTCCAGCGCTACGCCGCCGACTGTGACCACTACCGCGCCACCTGCGGGCGTGCCAGCGGGTCAGCCGGCTGCCAAGCCGACACCTGCGCCAACGGTCGCCACCGCCAAGCCTGCGCCAGTGACCAAGCCGGTCGCGCCTGCGCCAGCCGCCAAGCCAGCCCCGGCACCGGCAGCCAAGCCTGCTGAAAAACCAGCCGCCACCGTTGCCAAGGCCGGTGCCGCAGGCAGCAGCTGGTACGCCAGCCAGCCTACTGGCAACTTCGTGGTGCAGATCCTCGGCACCAGCTCCGAAGCCAACGCCCAGGCGTTCGTGAAAGAGCAGGGCGGCGAGTACCGTTATTTCAAGAAAGTGCTCAACGGCAAGCCTCTCTACGTGATCACCTACGGCAACTTTGCCAGCCGTGCAGCCGCTGATTCTGCCATCAAGGCCTTGCCAGCGAAGGTTCAGGCTGGTAAACCTTGGCCTCGCACTGTCGCCAGCGTTCAACAAGAACTGGCAACAACTCGCTGA
- a CDS encoding pilus assembly protein PilP: MSLPRLDICALTHNAAKWPLPGKALLGCALAGVVWVVGDLTCLSPSRARLHQVEAQEVALRQQLAQKLAVSASLEARTRELGLMQAKLDGLLQAIPGRSQMPGMLEDIARAALANGLLIESVTPLDAQSQSFYDEQPVQIGVTGAYHDLATFMGALGGLSRIATVHDVALRRDGDQLHLELLAKTYWHRLQGDRLGAAVVLARPFVYDAAGLRDPFQPLAVQVDHLPGRPAPAPDLSRPRGALERVAVDQFEMVGTLSRGLQTFALLQAASTVYRLALGDYLGPDHGRVAAIHDGYIELVELFPDERGAWLERSRTLVLNVNS, encoded by the coding sequence ATGAGCCTGCCCAGGCTCGATATCTGCGCGCTTACCCACAACGCTGCAAAATGGCCACTTCCCGGCAAGGCTCTGCTGGGCTGTGCGCTGGCCGGTGTGGTGTGGGTGGTGGGTGACCTCACGTGCCTGAGTCCGTCACGGGCGCGGTTGCACCAGGTAGAGGCGCAGGAAGTGGCGCTGCGCCAGCAGCTTGCGCAAAAGTTAGCCGTATCCGCCAGCCTGGAGGCGCGGACGCGTGAGCTGGGGCTGATGCAGGCGAAGCTCGATGGGCTGTTGCAGGCGATTCCTGGCCGGTCGCAAATGCCCGGCATGCTGGAAGACATCGCGCGGGCTGCGCTGGCCAACGGTTTGCTGATCGAAAGCGTGACCCCGTTGGATGCGCAATCGCAGTCGTTCTATGACGAGCAGCCTGTGCAAATCGGCGTGACTGGCGCCTATCACGACCTGGCGACGTTCATGGGCGCCCTGGGTGGCCTTTCGCGAATCGCCACGGTGCACGACGTTGCTTTGCGACGCGATGGCGACCAGCTGCACCTTGAGCTGCTGGCCAAGACTTATTGGCACAGGCTGCAAGGTGACAGGCTGGGCGCGGCGGTGGTACTGGCGCGGCCTTTTGTCTATGACGCCGCTGGTCTGCGTGATCCGTTCCAGCCGCTGGCTGTTCAGGTCGATCACTTGCCTGGGCGACCCGCCCCGGCGCCGGACCTGAGCCGACCACGTGGCGCCCTGGAACGCGTCGCGGTGGATCAATTCGAAATGGTCGGAACGCTGTCCCGTGGGCTGCAGACCTTCGCTTTGCTGCAGGCCGCATCTACGGTGTATCGCCTGGCACTTGGTGATTACCTGGGGCCGGACCACGGCCGGGTAGCGGCCATCCATGATGGCTATATCGAACTGGTGGAGCTGTTCCCTGATGAGCGCGGCGCGTGGTTGGAGCGCTCGCGAACCCTGGTTTTGAACGTCAACTCATAA
- the aroB gene encoding 3-dehydroquinate synthase yields the protein MQTLKVDLGERSYPIHIGEGLLDQPELLAPHIAGRQVAIISNETVAPLYLERLSRSLAAYSVISVILPDGEAHKNWETLQLIFDGLLTARHDRRTTVIALGGGVIGDMAGFAAACYQRGVDFIQVPTTLLSQVDSSVGGKTGINHPLGKNMVGAFYQPQAVLIDTATLNTLPPRELSAGLAEVIKYGLICDEPFLTWLEQHVDALRALDQVALTEAISRSCAAKALVVNADERESGVRATLNLGHTFGHAIETHMGYGVWLHGEAVAAGTVMALEMSQRLGWISAQERDRGIRLFQRAGLPVIPPEEMTEADFLEHMAIDKKVIDGRLRLVLLRHMGEAVVTDDYPKEILQATLGADYRALAQLKG from the coding sequence ATGCAGACACTTAAGGTCGATCTAGGCGAGCGCAGCTACCCGATCCATATTGGCGAAGGTCTGTTGGACCAGCCCGAGTTGCTCGCACCGCATATTGCCGGGCGGCAAGTGGCGATCATCTCCAACGAAACGGTCGCGCCGCTGTATCTTGAGCGTCTGAGCCGCAGCCTGGCGGCGTATTCCGTGATCTCTGTGATTCTGCCCGACGGCGAAGCCCACAAGAACTGGGAAACCCTGCAACTGATCTTTGATGGCCTGCTGACTGCGCGGCATGACCGCCGCACCACCGTGATCGCTCTGGGCGGCGGTGTGATCGGCGACATGGCCGGTTTCGCAGCGGCCTGCTACCAGCGTGGCGTGGACTTTATCCAGGTGCCGACCACCCTGTTGTCCCAGGTCGATTCGTCGGTGGGCGGCAAGACCGGCATCAACCACCCGCTGGGCAAGAACATGGTTGGCGCGTTCTACCAGCCCCAGGCCGTGCTGATCGACACCGCAACCCTCAACACCTTGCCACCGCGCGAGCTGTCGGCGGGCCTGGCGGAAGTCATCAAGTACGGGCTGATCTGCGACGAGCCGTTCCTGACCTGGCTGGAACAACACGTGGACGCCCTGCGCGCCCTCGACCAGGTGGCACTCACCGAAGCGATTTCGCGCTCCTGCGCCGCCAAGGCCCTGGTGGTGAATGCCGACGAACGGGAGTCCGGTGTGCGGGCCACCCTGAACCTGGGTCACACCTTCGGCCATGCGATCGAAACGCACATGGGCTATGGTGTGTGGTTGCATGGGGAGGCCGTAGCGGCTGGCACGGTGATGGCATTGGAGATGTCGCAACGCCTGGGCTGGATCAGCGCCCAAGAGCGCGATCGCGGTATCCGCCTGTTCCAGCGCGCCGGTTTGCCGGTCATTCCGCCTGAGGAAATGACCGAGGCGGACTTCCTCGAACATATGGCAATAGACAAGAAAGTGATCGACGGTCGACTGCGACTGGTGTTGCTGCGCCACATGGGCGAAGCGGTGGTGACCGACGATTATCCGAAAGAGATTTTACAGGCCACGCTGGGAGCGGATTACCGCGCCCTGGCTCAGCTTAAAGGTTAA
- the aroK gene encoding shikimate kinase AroK yields MRNLILVGPMGAGKSTIGRLLAKELRLPFKDSDKEIELRTGANIPWIFDKEGELGFRDREQAMIAELCGCDGVVLATGGGAVMRDENRRALHAGGRVVYLHASVEQQVGRTARDRNRPLLRTANPEKTLRDLLTLRDPLYREIADLVVETDERPPRMVVLDILERLQRLPPR; encoded by the coding sequence GTGCGAAATTTGATTCTTGTAGGACCGATGGGGGCTGGAAAAAGCACCATCGGCCGTTTGCTGGCCAAAGAGCTGCGCCTGCCATTCAAAGATTCCGACAAGGAAATTGAATTGCGCACGGGTGCCAATATCCCATGGATCTTCGATAAGGAAGGCGAACTGGGCTTTCGCGACCGCGAGCAGGCGATGATTGCCGAGCTGTGCGGCTGCGATGGCGTGGTATTGGCCACCGGCGGTGGCGCGGTGATGCGCGATGAAAACCGCCGCGCGCTGCATGCCGGCGGTCGGGTGGTCTATCTGCATGCGTCGGTCGAGCAGCAGGTGGGCCGCACCGCCCGCGATCGCAATCGCCCGCTGCTACGGACGGCCAACCCGGAAAAAACCTTGCGGGATCTGCTCACGCTGCGCGATCCGCTTTATCGGGAAATCGCTGATCTGGTGGTGGAAACCGATGAGCGGCCACCGCGGATGGTGGTACTCGACATTCTTGAGCGCCTGCAACGGCTGCCACCCCGTTAA
- the pilM gene encoding type IV pilus biogenesis protein PilM: protein MGKGFFRRKGGILLGVDINDTAIRLVELSRSSSGYAIQGYATQALPAHAVADGTVLDLEGVAGALHAALSRLGTSARGAAVAVAGPSVITRLVEMEAGLSDDEMTWMIQMEADQYIPYPLDEVAIDFQVQGPSTQAPARVQVLLAACLKAQVEAREAVLALAGLVPKVVDVEAFALARACGQDFASFTPGHRVDGAQWAVDAHGMGIACGLALRSFA, encoded by the coding sequence ATGGGAAAGGGATTTTTCAGGCGAAAAGGCGGCATCCTCCTGGGTGTCGACATCAATGACACGGCCATCCGGCTGGTCGAGCTAAGCCGTTCAAGCTCCGGCTACGCCATTCAGGGCTACGCCACGCAGGCGTTGCCGGCCCATGCTGTGGCTGATGGTACTGTGCTGGATCTTGAAGGGGTCGCGGGTGCCCTGCATGCTGCGTTGTCCCGGCTGGGTACGTCAGCCCGTGGCGCCGCAGTGGCGGTGGCCGGGCCGTCGGTCATTACGCGGCTGGTCGAGATGGAGGCCGGGCTGAGCGATGACGAGATGACATGGATGATCCAAATGGAGGCCGACCAGTACATTCCGTATCCACTGGATGAGGTGGCCATCGACTTCCAGGTACAGGGGCCGTCGACCCAGGCCCCGGCGCGAGTGCAGGTGCTGCTGGCGGCCTGCCTGAAGGCGCAGGTAGAAGCCCGCGAGGCGGTTTTGGCCCTGGCCGGGCTGGTGCCCAAGGTTGTCGACGTCGAAGCGTTTGCATTGGCACGCGCTTGCGGTCAGGATTTCGCCAGCTTCACGCCGGGCCATCGCGTCGATGGTGCACAGTGGGCCGTGGATGCCCATGGGATGGGAATTGCTTGCGGGTTGGCCCTGAGGAGTTTCGCTTGA
- the gltB gene encoding glutamate synthase large subunit — MKAGLYQPDEFKDNCGFGLIAHMQGEPSHTLLQTAIEALTCMTHRGGINADGKTGDGCGLLIQKPDQFLRAIAKETFGADLPKQYAVGMVFFNQDPVKAEAARENMNREILAAGLQLVGWRKVPIDTSVLGRLALERLPQIEQVFIAGDGLSDQDMAIKLFTSRRRSSVANAADAEHYICSFSHKTIIYKGLMMPADLTAFYPDLSDERLQTAICVFHQRFSTNTLPKWPLAQPFRFLAHNGEINTITGNRNWAVARRTKFANDLMDLEELGPLVNRVGSDSSSMDNMLELMVTGGIDLFRGVRMIIPPAWQNVETMDPDLRAFYEYNSMHMEPWDGPAGVVMTDGRYAVCLLDRNGLRPARWVTTTNGFITLASEIGVWDYKPEDVIAKGRVGPGQILAVDTETGQILDTDAIDNRLKSRHPYKQWLRKNALRIQATMEDNDHGSAFYDVDQLKQYMKMYQVTFEERDQVLRPLGEQGYEAVGSMGDDTPMAVLSQRVRTPYDYFRQQFAQVTNPPIDPLREAIVMSLEVCLGAERNIFQESPEHASRVILSSPVISPAKWRSLMTLDRPGFDRQIIDLNYDESLGLEAAVRNVADQAEEAVRAGRTQIVLTDRHIAPGKLPIHASLATGAVHHRLTEKGLRCDSNILVETATARDPHHFAVLIGFGASAVYPFLAYEVLGDLIRTGEVLGDLYEVFKNYRKGITKGLLKILSKMGISTVTSYRGAQLFEAIGLSEEVCDLSFRGVPSRIKGARFVDIEAEQKALAAEAWSARKPIQQGGLLKFVHGGEYHAYNPDVVNTLQAAVQQGDYAKFKEYTSLVDNRPVSMIRDLFKVKTLDTPMDISEVEPLESILKRFDSAGISLGALSPEAHEALAEAMNRLGARSNSGEGGEDPARYGTIKSSKIKQVATGRFGVTPEYLVNAEVLQIKVAQGAKPGEGGQLPGGKVNGLIAKLRYAVPGVTLISPPPHHDIYSIEDLSQLIFDLKQVNPKALVSVKLVAEAGVGTIAAGVAKAYADLITISGYDGGTGASPLTSIKYAGAPWELGLAETHQTLRGNDLRGKVRVQTDGGLKTGLDVIKAAILGAESFGFGTAPMIALGCKYLRICHLNNCATGVATQNEKLRKDHYIGTVDMVVNFFTYVAEETREWLAKLGVRSLEELIGRTDLLEILQGQTAKQHHLDLTPLLGSDHIPADKPQFCGVERNPPFDKGLLAEKMVDMAGSSINDASGGEFALDICNCDRSIGARISGEIARKHGNQGMAKAPITFRFKGTAGQSFGVWNAGGLHMYLEGDANDYVGKGMTGGKLVIVPPKGSIYKTQDSAIIGNTCLYGATGGKLFAAGTAGERFAVRNSGAHTVVEGTGDHCCEYMTGGFVAVLGKTGYNFGSGMTGGFAYVLDQDNTFVDKVNHELVEIQRISGEAMESYRNHLQHVLDEYVEETGSEWGRNLAENLDDYLRRFWLVKPKAANLKSLLSSIRANPQ, encoded by the coding sequence ATGAAAGCAGGTCTGTACCAACCCGATGAATTCAAGGATAACTGCGGTTTCGGCCTGATAGCCCATATGCAGGGCGAGCCCAGTCATACCCTTTTGCAAACGGCCATCGAGGCCCTGACCTGCATGACCCACCGCGGTGGGATCAACGCCGACGGCAAAACCGGTGACGGTTGCGGCTTGCTGATTCAAAAGCCCGACCAGTTCCTGCGCGCAATCGCCAAGGAAACCTTTGGCGCCGATTTGCCCAAGCAGTACGCCGTGGGCATGGTGTTCTTCAACCAGGACCCGGTAAAAGCCGAGGCCGCTCGCGAAAACATGAACCGCGAGATCCTGGCCGCCGGCCTGCAGCTCGTCGGCTGGCGCAAAGTGCCGATCGACACCAGCGTGCTCGGCCGCCTGGCCCTGGAGCGCCTGCCGCAGATCGAGCAAGTGTTTATCGCCGGCGACGGCTTGAGCGACCAGGACATGGCGATCAAGCTGTTCACGTCGCGTCGTCGCTCGTCCGTGGCCAACGCCGCAGACGCTGAACATTACATCTGCAGCTTTTCCCACAAGACCATCATTTATAAAGGCCTGATGATGCCGGCGGATTTGACCGCCTTCTATCCAGACCTGAGCGATGAGCGCCTGCAAACCGCAATCTGCGTGTTCCACCAGCGCTTCTCCACCAACACCCTGCCGAAATGGCCGCTGGCCCAGCCATTCCGCTTCCTCGCCCACAACGGCGAGATCAACACCATCACCGGCAACCGCAACTGGGCCGTGGCCCGTCGCACCAAGTTCGCCAACGATCTGATGGACCTGGAAGAACTCGGCCCGCTGGTCAACCGTGTGGGTTCCGACTCCTCCAGCATGGACAACATGCTCGAGCTGATGGTCACCGGCGGCATCGACCTGTTCCGTGGCGTGCGCATGATCATTCCGCCTGCGTGGCAGAACGTCGAAACCATGGACCCGGACCTGCGTGCGTTCTACGAGTACAACTCGATGCACATGGAGCCGTGGGACGGCCCGGCCGGCGTGGTCATGACCGACGGCCGCTACGCCGTGTGCCTGCTCGACCGTAACGGTCTGCGCCCGGCGCGTTGGGTCACCACCACCAACGGTTTCATCACCCTCGCGTCGGAAATCGGCGTGTGGGACTACAAGCCCGAAGACGTGATCGCCAAAGGCCGTGTCGGCCCAGGCCAGATCCTGGCGGTGGACACCGAAACCGGGCAGATCCTCGACACCGACGCCATCGACAACCGCTTGAAGTCGCGCCACCCGTACAAGCAATGGCTGCGCAAGAACGCCCTGCGCATCCAGGCGACCATGGAAGACAACGACCACGGTTCGGCTTTCTATGACGTGGACCAGCTCAAGCAGTACATGAAGATGTACCAGGTCACGTTCGAGGAGCGCGACCAGGTGCTGCGCCCGCTCGGCGAGCAAGGCTACGAGGCCGTCGGCTCGATGGGCGACGACACGCCGATGGCCGTGCTGTCCCAGCGCGTGCGCACGCCGTACGACTATTTCCGCCAGCAGTTCGCCCAGGTGACCAACCCACCGATCGACCCGCTGCGCGAAGCCATCGTGATGTCCCTGGAAGTGTGCCTCGGTGCCGAGCGCAACATCTTCCAGGAATCGCCTGAGCACGCTTCCCGCGTGATCCTCAGCTCACCAGTGATTTCGCCGGCCAAGTGGCGCTCGTTGATGACCCTGGATCGCCCGGGCTTCGACCGCCAGATCATCGACCTGAACTACGACGAAAGCCTCGGCCTTGAAGCCGCTGTGCGCAACGTCGCCGACCAGGCCGAAGAAGCTGTGCGTGCCGGTCGCACCCAGATCGTGCTGACCGACCGTCATATTGCCCCGGGCAAGCTGCCGATCCACGCCTCCCTGGCCACCGGCGCGGTGCACCACCGCCTGACCGAAAAGGGCCTGCGTTGCGACTCCAACATCCTCGTGGAAACCGCTACCGCCCGCGACCCGCACCACTTTGCGGTGCTGATCGGTTTTGGCGCCTCGGCGGTTTATCCGTTCCTCGCGTACGAAGTGCTCGGCGACCTGATCCGCACCGGTGAAGTGCTGGGCGACCTCTATGAGGTGTTCAAGAACTACCGTAAGGGCATCACCAAGGGCCTGTTGAAGATCCTGTCGAAGATGGGCATCTCCACGGTCACGTCTTACCGCGGCGCTCAGTTGTTTGAAGCCATCGGCCTCTCCGAAGAAGTCTGCGACTTGAGCTTCCGTGGCGTGCCGAGCCGCATCAAGGGCGCGCGTTTCGTTGATATCGAAGCCGAGCAGAAAGCCCTGGCGGCCGAAGCCTGGAGCGCGCGCAAGCCGATCCAGCAAGGCGGCCTGCTCAAGTTCGTGCACGGTGGCGAGTACCACGCGTACAACCCGGACGTGGTCAACACCCTGCAAGCCGCTGTGCAGCAGGGCGACTACGCCAAGTTCAAGGAATACACCTCGCTGGTGGATAACCGCCCGGTGTCGATGATCCGCGACCTGTTCAAGGTGAAGACCCTGGACACGCCGATGGACATCAGCGAAGTCGAACCACTGGAATCGATCCTCAAGCGCTTCGACTCCGCCGGTATTTCCCTGGGCGCCTTGTCGCCGGAGGCTCACGAAGCCCTGGCCGAAGCCATGAACCGCCTGGGTGCGCGTTCCAACTCCGGCGAAGGTGGCGAAGACCCGGCGCGCTACGGCACCATCAAGAGCTCGAAAATCAAGCAGGTTGCGACTGGCCGTTTCGGTGTGACCCCGGAATACCTGGTCAACGCCGAAGTGCTGCAGATCAAGGTAGCCCAGGGCGCCAAGCCCGGTGAAGGCGGCCAGCTACCAGGTGGCAAGGTCAACGGTCTGATCGCCAAGCTGCGTTACGCAGTGCCAGGCGTGACCCTGATTTCGCCTCCGCCGCACCACGACATTTATTCGATCGAAGACTTGTCGCAGCTGATTTTTGACCTGAAACAAGTCAACCCGAAGGCGCTGGTCTCGGTGAAACTGGTAGCTGAAGCCGGCGTAGGCACCATCGCCGCCGGTGTGGCCAAGGCCTATGCCGACCTGATCACCATCTCCGGCTACGACGGCGGCACCGGCGCCTCGCCGCTGACCTCGATCAAGTACGCCGGTGCGCCGTGGGAACTCGGCCTGGCCGAAACCCACCAGACCCTGCGCGGCAACGACCTGCGCGGCAAGGTGCGGGTACAGACCGACGGCGGCCTGAAAACCGGCCTCGACGTGATCAAGGCCGCGATCCTCGGCGCCGAAAGCTTCGGTTTCGGCACCGCGCCGATGATCGCCCTGGGCTGCAAATACCTGCGCATCTGCCACCTGAACAACTGCGCTACCGGCGTGGCCACCCAGAACGAGAAGCTGCGCAAGGATCACTACATCGGCACCGTCGACATGGTGGTGAACTTCTTCACCTACGTCGCCGAAGAAACCCGTGAGTGGCTGGCCAAGCTGGGCGTACGTTCGCTGGAAGAGTTGATCGGGCGTACCGACCTGTTGGAAATCCTTCAGGGCCAGACCGCCAAGCAGCACCACCTGGACCTGACGCCGCTGTTGGGCAGCGATCACATCCCGGCTGACAAACCGCAGTTCTGCGGTGTGGAGCGCAACCCGCCGTTCGACAAAGGCCTGTTGGCCGAGAAGATGGTCGACATGGCCGGCTCCTCGATCAATGACGCCAGCGGTGGCGAATTCGCCCTGGATATCTGCAACTGCGACCGTTCCATCGGCGCACGCATCTCCGGCGAAATCGCGCGCAAGCACGGCAACCAGGGCATGGCGAAGGCGCCGATCACCTTCCGCTTCAAGGGCACTGCGGGCCAGAGCTTTGGCGTGTGGAACGCCGGCGGCCTGCACATGTACCTGGAAGGCGACGCCAACGACTACGTGGGCAAGGGCATGACCGGCGGCAAGCTGGTGATCGTTCCGCCTAAAGGCAGCATCTACAAGACCCAGGACAGTGCCATCATCGGCAACACCTGCTTGTACGGTGCCACCGGTGGCAAGCTGTTCGCCGCCGGTACTGCCGGTGAGCGTTTCGCCGTGCGTAACTCCGGTGCCCACACCGTGGTGGAAGGCACCGGCGATCACTGCTGTGAGTACATGACCGGTGGCTTTGTCGCGGTATTGGGCAAGACCGGTTACAACTTCGGTTCAGGCATGACCGGCGGTTTCGCCTACGTGCTCGACCAGGACAACACCTTCGTCGACAAGGTCAACCACGAGTTGGTCGAGATCCAGCGGATCAGCGGCGAAGCCATGGAATCCTACCGGAACCACTTGCAGCACGTGCTGGACGAGTACGTCGAGGAAACCGGCAGCGAATGGGGTCGTAACCTCGCCGAGAACCTCGATGACTACCTGCGTCGTTTCTGGCTGGTCAAGCCCAAGGCTGCCAACCTGAAATCGTTGCTTTCCAGCATCCGTGCCAACCCGCAGTGA
- a CDS encoding PilN domain-containing protein — MKTRINLLPWRQALAERRRKYFLAFLLAFAGVALAAVWLADQVIDQAIDRQVTRNEHLGKDVGLLDARIKTIDDLQEQSQQLAQRMKVVQDLHDSRSSGAQLLDQLARAVPDGVHLHEVVAKGNALSISGSAESSQDIAQLMRRLEATEGAHATRLQHVRAEGAGGNNEFQLMVRQGASTEAQP; from the coding sequence TTGAAGACACGAATCAATCTTTTGCCTTGGCGCCAGGCGCTGGCAGAGCGGCGGCGCAAGTACTTCCTGGCGTTTTTGCTGGCGTTCGCCGGTGTGGCGCTCGCGGCCGTGTGGCTGGCAGACCAGGTGATCGACCAGGCGATAGACCGGCAAGTGACGCGCAATGAGCATCTGGGCAAGGACGTCGGCCTGCTGGATGCGCGCATCAAAACCATCGACGACCTGCAGGAGCAAAGCCAGCAATTGGCGCAACGTATGAAAGTCGTGCAAGACCTGCACGACTCCCGTTCGTCCGGCGCGCAGTTGCTGGACCAGTTGGCGCGTGCAGTGCCCGACGGCGTGCATCTGCATGAAGTGGTGGCCAAGGGCAACGCGCTCAGCATCAGCGGCAGTGCTGAATCCAGCCAGGATATCGCTCAACTCATGCGCCGTCTGGAGGCTACCGAAGGGGCGCACGCCACCCGGTTGCAGCATGTGCGAGCCGAAGGCGCTGGCGGTAATAATGAATTCCAGCTGATGGTGCGCCAGGGAGCGTCCACCGAGGCCCAACCATGA